One Pleurocapsa sp. PCC 7327 DNA segment encodes these proteins:
- a CDS encoding alpha/beta hydrolase: protein MKNPSSYRSKHSAKPGRLFSPLPWIGSLLLGAICAIAIPLEAAERIHFNYGPLRLSIRVDSLEQFARDGTINQELAFYLGDVNPEQRQQFREALLQRSELNPVQLYRFFKTSIGEDILEGIGQLIRTPGGRNGKYPLRGALFQAASDSEGLTLLNFLRKFPTDIQLDTDEIFAVAEKVQRAVEVTAALVEEVSQLSDGKARKEQPVNFAALPDLRVRGSYGVEKQVLTLRDENRDRTLTVYLYKPQRWRPEKTPVVIMSHGLGSRPKDFSARAEHLASHGYFVALPQHPGSDFTRFQETLAGYYRDIFSLDEFIDRPLDISFIIDELQKRDRTEFARRLNLEEVGVLGHSFGGYTALAVAGAQIDFDNLKKSCDAPDWDPNLSLLLQCRALALPRRNYNFKDPRVKAVIAVNPVNSSIFGPQGLSQIQIPVLVVAGSYDPATPAVFEQIRSFPWLSAPNKYLAVAEGQAHVDFSQLDAGASQLLNSLPNLTFPDPILIDNYADAMGLAFFEVYVADDANYSPYLQSSYAAYLSRENTFKLYLVDSASATEIVRALAKFNLNN, encoded by the coding sequence GTGAAAAATCCCTCAAGCTATCGATCGAAGCATAGCGCCAAGCCAGGCAGGTTATTTTCTCCGTTACCTTGGATAGGTTCCCTACTTTTAGGGGCGATTTGTGCGATCGCGATTCCCCTAGAGGCAGCCGAGCGTATTCATTTTAACTACGGACCGCTCAGATTGTCGATTCGGGTTGATTCCCTCGAACAATTTGCCAGGGATGGCACGATTAATCAAGAATTAGCCTTTTATTTGGGAGACGTTAACCCCGAACAACGCCAGCAATTTCGCGAAGCTCTGCTACAACGCTCCGAACTCAATCCCGTCCAATTGTATCGCTTTTTCAAGACTTCAATCGGAGAAGATATTCTTGAGGGCATCGGTCAGTTGATTAGAACGCCAGGCGGGCGCAATGGGAAATACCCCCTGCGAGGGGCACTTTTTCAAGCGGCAAGCGATTCTGAAGGGCTGACGCTTCTTAACTTTCTGCGCAAGTTTCCGACCGACATACAACTCGACACCGATGAGATTTTCGCGGTTGCCGAAAAAGTGCAACGGGCAGTCGAGGTGACGGCAGCGCTGGTCGAAGAAGTCAGCCAGTTGTCGGACGGAAAAGCCAGAAAAGAGCAGCCCGTAAACTTTGCCGCTTTGCCCGACCTGAGAGTTCGCGGTTCCTATGGGGTCGAAAAACAAGTTCTGACGCTTAGAGATGAAAACCGCGATCGCACGTTAACCGTCTATCTCTACAAACCTCAACGATGGCGACCCGAAAAAACTCCTGTCGTTATTATGTCCCATGGATTAGGCTCCAGACCCAAAGACTTTAGCGCCCGCGCCGAACATTTAGCGTCCCATGGCTATTTCGTTGCTCTGCCCCAGCACCCTGGCAGCGACTTTACCCGATTTCAGGAAACCTTGGCGGGCTATTATCGAGACATTTTTAGTCTCGATGAATTTATCGATCGCCCGCTCGATATTAGTTTTATCATCGATGAACTCCAGAAGCGCGATCGCACCGAATTTGCAAGAAGGCTAAATTTAGAAGAGGTAGGAGTCTTGGGGCATTCCTTTGGCGGTTATACGGCGTTGGCCGTGGCGGGCGCCCAAATTGATTTTGACAATTTAAAAAAATCCTGCGATGCTCCCGACTGGGATCCTAATTTATCCCTGCTACTTCAGTGCCGCGCCCTAGCATTACCGAGAAGAAACTATAATTTCAAAGATCCGCGAGTTAAAGCAGTCATTGCCGTCAACCCAGTCAACAGCAGCATCTTCGGACCCCAAGGGTTAAGTCAAATTCAAATTCCGGTTTTGGTCGTGGCAGGCAGTTACGATCCCGCTACGCCAGCCGTTTTCGAGCAGATTCGTTCTTTTCCTTGGCTGAGTGCGCCCAACAAATATCTTGCTGTAGCAGAAGGACAGGCACACGTCGATTTTTCTCAATTGGATGCTGGCGCTAGCCAACTGCTTAATTCTTTGCCCAATCTAACTTTCCCCGATCCCATCCTCATCGATAACTATGCCGACGCGATGGGTCTAGCCTTCTTCGAGGTCTACGTCGCCGATGACGCTAACTATAGCCCTTATCTCCAATCTTCCTATGCAGCCTACTTGAGTCGCGAAAATACTTTCAAGCTTTATCTAGTAGATTCTGCATCAGCCACTGAGATCGTACGAGCATTGGCTAAATTCAATCTAAACAATTAG
- a CDS encoding phosphoadenylyl-sulfate reductase — MPHLNPIDSHPQPAKAGMTWVPSTLQGSEPNNQSSEPSPKEKPNLDLEAINRQLADATAEQVIEWAADTFGNGLVMSTSFGIQAAVMLHLVTQIVPDIPIIWVDTGYLPAETYQFAEQLTERLKLNLKVYQSPISPARMEALYGRLWAQNDVESLNRYDQIRKVEPMQRALRELKATAWLAGLRSEQTDHRKTLQRVGMQGERYKILPILYWSAKDIYEYLTAYNLPYHPFFDLGYVSVGDWHSSRPLTADDTNERDTRFNGLKQECGLHLPLTPGEAKSLDSSTL, encoded by the coding sequence ATGCCACATTTGAACCCGATTGACTCCCACCCACAACCGGCTAAAGCTGGAATGACTTGGGTTCCCAGTACGCTTCAAGGTAGCGAACCAAACAACCAAAGCTCGGAGCCATCGCCAAAGGAAAAGCCCAATCTAGATTTAGAAGCCATCAATCGGCAGCTCGCCGACGCTACAGCCGAGCAAGTTATTGAGTGGGCGGCAGATACCTTTGGAAATGGTTTGGTAATGAGTACTAGCTTTGGCATTCAAGCTGCCGTCATGCTTCATCTGGTGACTCAAATCGTGCCCGATATTCCGATTATCTGGGTAGATACGGGTTATTTACCAGCCGAAACCTATCAATTTGCCGAACAATTAACCGAACGCTTAAAGCTAAACCTGAAAGTTTATCAATCTCCCATCAGTCCCGCTCGCATGGAAGCGCTCTACGGCAGACTCTGGGCGCAAAATGATGTCGAGTCGCTCAACCGCTACGACCAAATCCGCAAAGTCGAACCGATGCAACGCGCTTTGAGAGAACTGAAGGCAACTGCTTGGTTGGCTGGTTTGAGAAGCGAACAAACCGACCATCGCAAGACTTTACAACGGGTAGGCATGCAAGGAGAGCGGTATAAGATTCTGCCGATTCTTTATTGGAGTGCTAAAGATATATACGAATACCTGACCGCCTACAATCTTCCCTATCACCCCTTCTTCGATCTGGGGTATGTCTCGGTAGGCGATTGGCATTCCAGCCGTCCGTTAACGGCTGACGATACCAACGAACGAGATACCCGTTTTAATGGTCTCAAACAAGAATGCGGCTTGCACTTGCCTCTCACGCCAGGAGAAGCCAAAAGTCTTGATTCGAGTACACTTTAA
- the hemF gene encoding oxygen-dependent coproporphyrinogen oxidase, which produces MTAITTDATTSPDASIPPADAKTRVSQFMKALQDEICNALENLDGASQFREDSWEREEGGGGRSRVLREGGVFEQAGVNFSEVWGKQLPPSILKQRPEAAGHGFYATGTSMVLHPRNPYVPTVHLNYRYFEAGPVWWFGGGADLTPYYPFAEDAAHFHRTLKQACDKHHPEYYPVFKRWCDEYFYLNHRQEMRGIGGIFFDYQDGRDPLYRGPHPEKAAAIYSAQLPSQQPCTWEQLFAFVSDCGRAFLPAYVPIVEKRRGMEYGDRERQFQLYRRGRYVEFNLVYDRGTIFGLQTNGRTESILMSLPPLVRWEYCYQPEPNTLEAELYEIFLKPQDWANWQSS; this is translated from the coding sequence ATGACCGCGATAACAACAGACGCAACAACCTCTCCTGACGCTTCAATTCCTCCGGCTGATGCGAAAACAAGAGTCAGCCAATTTATGAAAGCACTACAAGATGAGATCTGCAATGCCCTCGAAAACCTCGATGGCGCGAGCCAATTTCGCGAAGATAGTTGGGAAAGAGAAGAAGGAGGCGGCGGGCGATCGAGAGTTCTCCGAGAAGGCGGCGTATTCGAGCAAGCGGGAGTAAATTTCTCTGAGGTTTGGGGAAAGCAACTACCGCCTTCTATCTTAAAACAACGACCCGAAGCCGCAGGACATGGATTTTATGCTACGGGAACCTCTATGGTTCTGCATCCTCGCAATCCTTACGTTCCTACCGTACACCTCAATTATCGCTACTTTGAGGCGGGTCCGGTTTGGTGGTTTGGCGGAGGGGCAGATTTAACGCCCTATTACCCTTTTGCTGAAGATGCAGCCCATTTTCACCGCACGCTCAAGCAAGCTTGCGATAAACACCATCCCGAATATTATCCCGTGTTTAAGCGCTGGTGCGATGAATATTTCTACCTCAATCATCGCCAAGAAATGCGAGGGATTGGCGGAATTTTTTTCGATTATCAAGACGGTCGAGATCCCCTCTATCGGGGCCCTCACCCAGAGAAAGCTGCCGCAATTTACAGCGCTCAATTGCCTTCCCAACAACCCTGCACTTGGGAGCAATTGTTTGCCTTTGTAAGCGATTGCGGACGGGCATTTCTGCCCGCCTACGTGCCGATTGTAGAGAAACGGCGAGGAATGGAATATGGCGATCGCGAACGTCAATTTCAACTCTATCGTCGCGGACGCTATGTAGAATTTAACCTCGTTTACGACCGAGGCACGATTTTTGGGTTGCAAACGAATGGACGCACGGAATCAATTTTGATGTCTCTACCGCCGCTAGTGCGTTGGGAATACTG